CCAGGTTTTCTCCAGCATTAATGGGGGGCTGTCCGACTATTTAGATCCGGGATTTAATTGCTATAAGATTGCTGGATATTCAAAAGAGTATGATGTTCAACGCATCTTAAAAGTTATTGATGCTTCAGAATTATTCACTTTGTCTGACCAGTTGCTTGCAGAATATCGGGCTGAAAACATTACTAAACGTTTCAAAGTTATCTTGGATGATATAAATGATTTCTTTGACTATAAAAAACATCATTCATCCAACATCAAAAGTTTGACGAGAATACGTGTAGCAACATTACTCACGCAAAGGATCTACAAGCAACTGAGGAGGAAATTTTTTCGTGGTAACAGGAGCTAAACCAATCGTTTCCACAATAGCAATCCTACTCCCTTTCCACCTAAAGATTACCTATTGAGGCAGCAGGGGGAGAAAAGGTCATAGGTCATCTTGCAGCGGGACAGGAGTAAATAATTTTCTTTTAATAGCTTTGAAGTATAACTGAAAATGTTATTCTCCAAGCGTGAGTGTGTTGTGTGTGGAGTATGGAAATCATGGTCACGTCTCCTGCTGGAATCCAAAGTGCCGCCGTACCAGATTCTAATTGGTCTTCAGCACCAGCGGTTACTTCTGAATCAGCGACAAGTTCTGATAATGAGTTGGGTGGGGTAGCTGAAGGCAGCATGCAGCGCTTAACTCTCCCAGCGACCCCCTTATTTGGAACCGATGGCATTCGCGGACGAGTAGGAGATCTACTAAGTGTACCCTTGGCGTTGCAAGTAGGTTTTTGGGCGGGTCAAGTGTTGCAGAGGCAGTCTTCTATTCCAGGACCAGTCATTGTGGGGCAGGACTCTAGAAACTCCAGCGATATGTTAGCAATCGCTTTGTGTGAGGGTCTAGCTACTGCTGGATTAGAAGTTTGGTATTTAGGATTATGTCCAACACCATGCGTCGCCTATCTCACTAGGTTTAGTAACGCAGTGGGTGGGGTAATGATCTCTGCAAGTCATAATCCACCAGAAGATAACGGAATTAAAATTTTTGGGTCAGATGGTGCTAAGGTGTCCCAAATATTACAGGAGGATATTGAGGCGGGACTGCGTGGTAAATCCACCTTCCCAGTTTGCCAAAGTGCCAGGAGACAGCACTACCTGCGACCAGAGTTAGTACGGGATTACACAGAGTCGCTGAAAACACCGCTTATACCTACGACTAATCTTGAGGGAATGCGAATCGTTCTGGATTTAGCTTGGGGAGCGGCAGTCAATTTAGCACCTAATGTATTCCGGGAAATGGGAGCAGAAGTAATTTGCTTGCATGACAAACCGGATGGCGATCGCATTAATGTTAACTGTGGTTCAACTCACCTCGCCTCTCTTCAGACTGCCGTTCAGCAGCATTCAGCGAACTTAGGATTTGCCTTTGATGGTGACGCCGATCGCGTTCTCGCTGTCGATGACCAAGGTAGAGCGGTAGATGGCGATTACATTCTCTACCTTTGGGGTCAGAGTTTGCGTCAGGCACAGCAACTACCTGGGAACTTAATTGTATCTACTGTAATGGCGAACCTGGGTTTTGAGCGTGCCTGGGAAAAACAAGGTGGTAAGCTGATTCGCACTCCTGTAGGCGACCAGTACGTGCAAGCAGAAATGCTCCGGACTGGGGGAATGCTGGGTGGTGAACAATCGGGACACATCCTTTGCCGTCACTACGGTGTGACCGGTGATGGTCTATTGACAGCCTTACACTTGGCGGCTTTAGTGCAACGAGCAGGTGTAAATTTGTCTGAACTGGTGGCTCAAAGCTTCCAAACCTACCCCCAGCTATTGCGGAATGTGCGCGTAGAAGACCGCGATCGCCGTCTAGGTTGGCAACAGTGTGAAGCTGTGCAACGAGCGATTGCCCAAGCCGAAGCCGCAATGGGCGCTCAAGGACGAATTCTAGTCCGTGCCTCTGGGACTGAACCAGTAATTAGAGTGATGGTAGAAGCCGCCTGTGCTGAACTGACTCACCAGTGGACTGAATATTTGGTTTTAGCAGTCCGGCAACACTTGACCCGCTAATTAAAAACGCGGAGATGGAGAGACGCCCGACGCGGAGAGTTTTTCTCCATTCCCCGCGTCCCCGTGTCCCCGTGTCCCCGCGTCTTCCTCAACCTTGAATGCTCCGCGTTCTCTTTAATTCACCCTACCTAGCTCAAGAGCGGCGGAAGTTGAAGAAGCCTTCCAGCAAGTTTTGTAATAAAGGGTTGCAGTTGAGGCTAGCTTTACGATACTCAGCAGCTATTTGGTCAAAAATTTCTGACAAACTGGGGTAGGCAGGAGCGAGGTCAGAGAGTACGTCTACTTTCAATCGTTGGGCGATTGCCAGGGAAATCAAATTAATTAACTCTCCAGCTTGTGGACCTACTATCGCAGCTCCCAAAATCTTGCCATTGCGTAAGACAATCAACTTACAGATACCAGTGATTTCGTCCCGCAGCTGAGCTGCTGCTACTGTCTTAAAGTATTGCCGCAAGACCAAAACACGGTCGCCATATATACGTCTTGCTTGCGCCTCCGTTAAGCCTACTCGTGCTAGCTGGGGTTCAGAAAAGATTGTCCAAGGAATGCTCTGATAATCAACTTTGAACACGGGGAAAAATAGAGCATTTTTCAGCGCCAGCCTGGCTTCATAGTTAGAAAAATTAGTAAATTGGTAGCCACCAATCGCATCACCGCAAGCGTAGATCCGAGGGTTGGTGGTTTGTAGTTTGAGATTTAACCGGAGGCGATGCCGATAAAATTTAACTCCTACTGCTTCCAAGTTTAAGGCTTCGACATTCGGCTGTTGTCCAGCGCAAAGCAAAATTTCATCAGTTTCTATCGCTTTGTTTCCAGCCTGAATCCACTTTTTGTCCTGAATGCGCTTGACTTGGGTAACTGCTGTTGCGGTGAGGACGCGCACGCCTTCAGCTTCTAGGGTCGCTTGCACCAGCTGAGCTATTTCTGGATCTTCTTTAGCTAGAATGTGGGAACGACTCACTATTAAAGCAACGTCTAAGCCAAGTCGGGCTAGAGTTTGAGCTAATTGGCATCCATTGGGATCGCCGCCAATAATTACCCAGCGCTTTGGTGGTTCTGGAGAGGTTAACGGTTGCCAAACCTCTGAAGCAGTGAGGTAGCCTGTGGTTTGCAGTCCTTGAATCGCTGGAATCGCAGGACGGGAACCAGCAGCAACTAGATAAGAGCGTGCCAAGAGTCGGCGACCATTAACAGCAAAGGCAAGGCATGGTTGTCGCTCAAATTGACCAGCGCCTTGGATGAAATCTACTCCCAGCGAGGCTAATACAGCAGGTGAGTTCTGATCTTCTAGATTTGCGACTACATCACTACTCCACTGCATTGCCTCAGCCCATGGCAAAGAGATTTTGCGGTTTTGGGCAGCATCGGCGTTGGCATTTACATCGAATTGATTGACGCTTGCCAGTTGCTGGGTTAGCCCCATACGAGAAAGAGTGTGAGGGGTGAGGAGATCCTGCAGCGGCGATCGCGCAGCTACCCCTTGCCTCTGAGCTGGTTCTACAAGGGCAACCTTGGCTCTTAGTTGGGTTGCGGTAACGGCAGCGTAGCGTCCAGCTGGACTGCCACCAATAATTACAACATCGTAGTCAAACGCCATGATTTTTATTGTTTGGCGCTAGTAAATTGTCTTCAAAGCTTCGACCAAGCGTTCGTTTTCACTGTTTGAGCGCACAGCTATCCGGAAGTAGCGATCGCCCAGTTCGGGAAAACTTAGGCAATCGCGGATTAAAATCTGATGTTGCTGTAGTAAATGTTGCTGTAGTTCTTGACTCGCTTGTTCTGATTGCACCAGTAAAAAGTTAGCAGCGCTATTGAATGGTTGGAATCCTGGTAACTGGCTTAAGTCCTGAAATAGCTGCAACCGCGTTGGTGGTAGCCATGCCCAAGTTCGTTGTTGGAATTCTATATCCTGAACTACAGCTATAGCTGCCGCTGCTGCCAGAGTATTCACAGGCCAAGGATCGCGCCACTGCTGCCATCGTTGGAGTCGGTCGGGGTGAGCGATCACGTATCCCAGTCTTAGCCCTGGTAGGCTGTAGAATTTGGTGAGCGATCGCAAAATCACTAAATTTGGATATTCCTGCACTACTGGGATCAAGCTTTGTTCCCGATCAGGTGGCAGAAAATCCATAAAGGCTTCATCTAACACAACCAGAGCAAATTGCTCCAAATAGGGTAGAATCGTTTCCCGCGAAAATAACTTACCAGTAGGATTATGGGGGTTATTGAGCAGTAAACCACATTCAGCCGGAGAGTAGGAATTAGTAGGGGCGGGTTTAACCCAATTATCTATCTGAGCGCCGGTATGTTTAGTAAACCCGCCCTTACAGGAGTAGGGAACGGACAAGTCTATTCCCTCTTGCCTATCGCCTAAAAAAAGAGGACTCGACCACACTTTCGCGTCAAATGCCTTCAATGCCCGCCAGTAGTCACCAAAGGCAGGAGTGGCTAAGACTGTCGCGGCTAATTTGGCTAAGTCCCAGCCTGCCCAAGTAAGTAACTCTGCCGAGCCATTACCCGGCAGAATCCATTCAGGAGACAATTGATGCGACTGACTAAGAGCGGCTTTCAATTCCCGATAGTCGGGGTCTGGATAGCAGCTTAGTTTGCCCAGGTGAGCTTGAATAGCAGCGATCGCGCTCTTGGGAGGTCCCAGCGGGCTGATACTAGCAGAAAAATCTAGAATCGCCTCGGGAGGACAGCCTGCTAGTGCTGCTGCCCAGGATAAATTCCCCCCGTGTCTAGGTTGCATCAATCGGTTCACCTGAGAAAAACTACTCGTCTCCGGGCGACACTTTTTCCCTAAACAGCTTACCAGCAGAGAAGGCTGGAACCTTGGTTGCCGGAATTTCCATTTTATCGCCAGTTTTAGGATTGCGACCTTCACGAGCTTTGCGCTCCCTTGACTCAAAAGAGCCAAAGCCCACTAATGTCACTTTATCGCCGGAAGAGACGGCTTCGACGATGGTTTCCAACGCTGCTGTTAGAACAGCATCAGCTTGTTTTTTCGTTACGCTGGCTTTTTCAGCTACAGCATCAACTAGTTCACCTTTGTTCATGTTAATTTCCTCGAGATTTATGAAACATCTTGAATAGAGGTCTGAAATCTCTCTAAAACAGAGATTCAGGCAGAGTCTAAGGGAGTTTTTAACTCAAAATGGCTAAAACTACCATAGGCTCGATATTTCAATGACTCATTCTAAGGTGTGCTAGCCCAATCTGTATCGATAGAACCTTTAAGATATATGGATTTCAGGATTTTTTAGGTAATTGTACTGGGTAAATAGGGTGCGATCGCAGTTTTGGGACTAGATAGCAGACAAATCGTATCGTTATAAAGTACCTGTCAAGCTCGAAAATTGCATAGTAATATCAAATCCGGTTGATTGCCCATGATTTGGCAGCCCTCACCCCGCCTCCGGCACCCCTCTCCCAAGCTTGGGAGAGGGGCAGGGGGTGAGGGCGAAATCTTACAGTCATTTAAGCGGATTTGATATAAAAACCTCTGTTCTAGTAGGGAACAGAGGTCAACCGGAGAGCTAGTTCAAGCAGCGATTCCAATGTAGGAGTCTCTATCGATTATTGCTAGGAGTTTGTAAACCCCGACTCCGCTCCAGCAGTTGACGCGCATCTGGACTGAGCGTGTAGTTATTACCCAAAGAGGAAGAGCGCTCTGAATCATCCATAATTTGAGGCGTTAGCAACACAATCACCTCATTTCGTTGATTTGTCTTGTTTGTGCTTCTAAACAGGGCACCTAGTATAGGAATATCGCCCAAAATCGGAACCTTAGTTACCGTGGTTCGGTCTGAATCCTGAATAATGCCTGACAGAATCAACGTTTGACCATCGCGTAGGCGAATTAGCCCAGACGTAAGGCTTCTTTCAGATAGCAAAGCAATTTGCTCACCAGTGGAAGTAGTTGCTGAACCAGAAATAGCAGAGACAGTGGGTGCTACAGATAAGGAAACAAAACCATTATCATCAATTCGCTCAACTCGAAGCAAAAGGGTTAAACCTGCATCTTTAGTAACTGGTCGCTGAATGGGAATTGGATTCCCCCCTTGATTAGCAGCAACGTACTGAATTTCAGTACCTGCGAACACTTCTGCCGTTAAGTTGACTTGAGCGGTCTGCCCTTCTTGTACGGTTAGAGTAGGGTCGGTCAAAATCTTGGCATTACCACTGGTAACTTGAGCTTGTAAGCGAGATAAAAAGCGACTGGGAAACTGAAATAGAGTTGGCAACCCAAATGTAATGGGACCAGTCTCAGGTATATTTGTTACCCCAGGCTGGAGAGGATTTCTATTAGTACCAAAAGGGGGACGCGGATATGTTCCAAATCCAGGCTGAACACTGCCGTTCTGGAGTGGTGGATTAACAAATTGTTGAGGAGTACCAGTACCAAAGGGAGCATTCGGCTGAGCATCGAGGAAAGGTGCTCCACCAAACGGGCTTTGGATCGCAGGTGGACTCAACTGATTCCCACGCACAACCGCACTCCCTGGCGGATTCACTCTGCCAAAATTGAGAGTGGCGGCTCCTCCATCACTTGAGAAGAAACTGTCACCAATTCCAAACGAGAAGCTGGTATTAAAGTCCTCGGTTGCCAACAGGTTAACATCCACAATCTTGACATTGACGGCAACTTGACGACGACGGGAATCGAGTTGAACTAGTTGAGTCGTGGCAATATCAATTTGCTTAGGACTACCAATCAACGTTAGAGAATTGGTGCGCTCGTCTCCTACTACCTGTAAACCTCGTAGTAGGGGTATAGAATCTTGCAAATCAATGCGCTGAGTTTCAATTCTCGTTTCTGTACTGGTCTGAGTTTGTGTAGCTGGAGCTGCGGCACCTCCTACAGGCACAGCCTGAACACTAGTAACGGTTCGTTCCCGGCTGACGGCACTTTCTGCACCCAAAGCGACCAAAAAGTTCAGAGCAGATGCCACTGTTATCTGATTCAATCGCAGGCTACGCACTGTTAAATTACGAGCTTCATTCGGTAGTCTAGTACCGACGAAAATAGTGCGTCCTTCCCGGTTGGCTTGTAAACCACTAATACGGAGGACATAGTTGAATACATCCTGAACTGACTCATCTTGGATATCCAGCGAAATCCTCGGTCCCTCATCCGCTGCTGCACCAGGCTGAGTTGGTTGAGCTTGCTGTTGCTGAGCACCTGGTGGCGTGGCTGTTGTAAAAGCAACGTTAAGATTGGCGGCACGGGCAAGCAGGGATAGAACTTCTCGTACCGGGGCATCTCGCAATACCAGTCGCGGTACCCGTTCGGTTGTACCCAGATCGATCAGCATGGGTGAGGAATCGGCATTCGAGACGGCAATATCTCCCACTGGTGGAGCGACTGCTCTGGGCAAGAAAGGCGGAGCCTGATTCTCCGCTTGAGCCATCCCAGATGGTGGTGGCGCTCCCCCATCAATTGTCACTTTTGGATTAGGGACAAGAACATTTGGTTTTTGAGTAGGTGTTTGTCCAGGTTGAGGCGAGGCAGCACCTACTGCTGGGGTTTTAGCGGGTGCGGATGCAGCAGACGGTGTTCCTGATGCTGGGCTAATACTGAGGGTAATTCCTCGGGCATTTCGCTGAGCAATTTGACTGCTGGGGGCACTGGTAGTGCCAGTGATAACCATCCGCACGCTATTCGGGTCGAGTTGGGTGATTACAACCGAGTCAATGCCAGGAGCTGGTTTTTCTTGGCGAAAATTGTTCCCTTGTGGTAAGCGCAGCTGAGCATTGATGATATCTGCAACTAGGGTATTAGCCCGCTTGCTGGTAAAAACTTGGGGGCGAGCACCCGGAGCAGTTTCCAGAACCACATTAAAACCGCTATTTGTTGGGTTTAGTCGTACCGCTGTCACTCTTGCAGCTTGTGCCCACACTGGTTGAGCTGCAACTAAAACGACTGCCGCCCCGGCAACTAGTAAACCACTACCTTGAAGCTGTTTCACCGTTCTCTCTTTATGTTTAGAAAGTTTGCAGACAGTTTTATATCTTGCATAAATTACGCATTAAACTCAAATTCTGAGGTCATAATATGCAAGTTTGATAGAAAGTAATGAATTGCTTTTCAAGCATAAGCTTCAAGGTAATTTCACACAACTGAACTATAAAAGAAACTTAGCTTTATCTCTGCTATTTGTCCAAGGGAATTTTCACTGAGGACTTAGCTTGCCTTCGTATTTCATCTATCCTTAATTCAGTGAATATACGGTAGCCTAGCTAACTCCTTCATACATGGTCATTCCACAATATGAGCTAACTTAATCAGCCAGAATTATATCTGGAAATAGCATGTAATACCAAATCCGGGTTAGTCGCCCCCTTTTCCAGTAGTCCGCGACGGCGGACTTTGTTCGTGTAGCTGCGACTTCTAGTCGTCAGGGTTAAGAGGCTATAAAAGTGGATTTAGTATAATACCATTTAGGTTTAGACTCGCTACGTTTCCATTGCCTAAACGACCAACTGGCAAGGCTTCTACAATCCAAAATCCAAAATTGTATAAAGTATTACTTTGGCTGCTGGTTAGCAACGGCTTGGGCTGCTTTCGCTGCTTCTTCTGGGGAAACTGGAATTAAGGCTTGTAATTGAAAAGATGTCGTGATAGTTGCTGGACCTCTCACCGGGCGGTTTTCTGGGCTAGAAGAAGTTTGTGCTAACAGTGATTGATAGTCTCTAACAATCAACAAGGGTTGCAAACGCTCAATATTGCGTAGGATTGATTGCGTCTGCTCAAACGTTCCGTCAAATTCAACATTCACTACTTGGCGTTTGAGCTTGCCGTTAACTTCAGCTCCTAGTGAACCATCTGCAATCACCTCAGCTGACCCAGTTGCTGGCACAAAGCGCTTAAGTTTGGCGCTGGCTCCCCCTAGATTGGCATTACTAGAATCTACCAGCCGATTGAGATCTAGCAGTAACGTATCCAAGGTCTTTTCATTGGCAAATAATGCCAAAAGGTCTACTCTTTGCTGTTTTGCTTGTGCTAATTCAGTTTGTACCTCGTCTATTTGCCTTAAGGTAGCTTGCTTCTGTTGAACTAGCGCCTGCTTTTCATTCTGGGTTGCTGTCAACTCCTGATTCCTCTGCCAAGTTGGCATGATCAGATTGAGGATCAGATAGCCACTTCCCGCCAATCCTAAAACAGCAATGAGGACACCACTAACTGCTGGCGTTAGCGTCACACCAAATGCCGTGGGATATGTCGGCGCTACTTCACCCTCTTTCCCATCTTCAAACGAAATAAAATCTTCATTGAACGTCATTGTTGAATGACTCCTCTTTGTTGCAGTGTGCGAATACGAGTCACTAGTCCTAAAGTACCCTTACGCTCCAACTCTCGTAATAACTCAGAGGCGGGGATATCACTCAGACTTGATTGAATTGTGTATTGAACAACTTGTGGCAGTTTGACGGGTGCAGTTTTAGCAGAACCGGAAGCTGCGGCTACTGGGTTGTCGATTAATTCGGCTGTGATAATTCGGGTGTCTGTAGATTTGAGGAAAGGAGACTGTTTGAGGGTGAGTAAGAAATCGTTCACGGCGTTAAACGAGCGAGCAATCCCAGAAATTTCAATTCCACCAGCCGGATTTGGAGCTGGTTGGGCTGGCTGCTGGTTAGCATTGGCATTTGGACTTGGCTGAGCGGCTGGTTGAGGAGTAGCTGCTGCAATTTGCTTGATAGTTTGAATTTGTACCGTTGTAGGAATGCGATCGCGCATATCTTGCAACATCGCTGACCAAGGACGAATCTGATTAAATACTGTTGCTAGTGCTTGGGTTTCCGCTTGCGTTTGGCTCGTCTCTGCCTGAATTTTTTTGATATTCTCCTCTTGAATACCTAAGCGGTTTAACTCTGCGTCTATTGCGGCAATATTGTTTTCTAACTGAGTATTTTGAGTTTGTAGTAACAGCCACCCAGCTCCTACCACAGTTGGTAAAAGAAGACCAGTGGCAAGCCCCAAATATAGGGGGGTCATACTACCCGCAAAACTAGGCAGAAGCGGTTTTGTGAAGCCCCTGCCTCTATCTTGCTGGTATTCTGAACGATCCTGAAGAAAATTTATATCCAGACTATACATTGCCCTAAACCTCTCTAAGTCCTAAACCTAAGACAATGCCTAAGCCGGGTCGCTGCGCTGGAGTAATTTTATCCTCGTCTACCTCTAGAGATAAAGCAGCCACAGGATCTATCTGCATAGTTGGTAGATTCAACCGTTGTTTGAAAAAGTCATCAAGTTGTCTCAGCCCACCCCCTGGTCCTGCCAGTAAGATCTGCGCTACCTCTAAATTTTCACTTTGACTCAGATAAAAGTCGAGCGATCGCCGCAGCTCATCAGTTAGCTCTGCCAACACTCTCAGCATGGATAGTATACCTGGATTAACGCCTACCAAGTCGTTTCGCTCCTCTGTGTCAACAGTGACAGGAATAGTAATTTCTTGTAACATTTGCGTATCTCTAGACGCAGGTAAATTCATCGCTCGTAAAAGCGCTTTTTGAAGATGATAAGTGCCAATAGGAACTGTGCGAGAAAATTGCGGCACTCCATCCACAATAATGGCAATTTCCGTACTATCAAATTGAATATCAACTAATACTGCCGCTTCTTGGGGTCCATAACTCCGCAGTTGCTCGCGGATTGTGCGAATCAAGGC
This window of the Chroococcidiopsis sp. CCMEE 29 genome carries:
- a CDS encoding AMIN domain-containing protein, giving the protein MKQLQGSGLLVAGAAVVLVAAQPVWAQAARVTAVRLNPTNSGFNVVLETAPGARPQVFTSKRANTLVADIINAQLRLPQGNNFRQEKPAPGIDSVVITQLDPNSVRMVITGTTSAPSSQIAQRNARGITLSISPASGTPSAASAPAKTPAVGAASPQPGQTPTQKPNVLVPNPKVTIDGGAPPPSGMAQAENQAPPFLPRAVAPPVGDIAVSNADSSPMLIDLGTTERVPRLVLRDAPVREVLSLLARAANLNVAFTTATPPGAQQQQAQPTQPGAAADEGPRISLDIQDESVQDVFNYVLRISGLQANREGRTIFVGTRLPNEARNLTVRSLRLNQITVASALNFLVALGAESAVSRERTVTSVQAVPVGGAAAPATQTQTSTETRIETQRIDLQDSIPLLRGLQVVGDERTNSLTLIGSPKQIDIATTQLVQLDSRRRQVAVNVKIVDVNLLATEDFNTSFSFGIGDSFFSSDGGAATLNFGRVNPPGSAVVRGNQLSPPAIQSPFGGAPFLDAQPNAPFGTGTPQQFVNPPLQNGSVQPGFGTYPRPPFGTNRNPLQPGVTNIPETGPITFGLPTLFQFPSRFLSRLQAQVTSGNAKILTDPTLTVQEGQTAQVNLTAEVFAGTEIQYVAANQGGNPIPIQRPVTKDAGLTLLLRVERIDDNGFVSLSVAPTVSAISGSATTSTGEQIALLSERSLTSGLIRLRDGQTLILSGIIQDSDRTTVTKVPILGDIPILGALFRSTNKTNQRNEVIVLLTPQIMDDSERSSSLGNNYTLSPDARQLLERSRGLQTPSNNR
- a CDS encoding type II secretion system protein M, coding for MTFNEDFISFEDGKEGEVAPTYPTAFGVTLTPAVSGVLIAVLGLAGSGYLILNLIMPTWQRNQELTATQNEKQALVQQKQATLRQIDEVQTELAQAKQQRVDLLALFANEKTLDTLLLDLNRLVDSSNANLGGASAKLKRFVPATGSAEVIADGSLGAEVNGKLKRQVVNVEFDGTFEQTQSILRNIERLQPLLIVRDYQSLLAQTSSSPENRPVRGPATITTSFQLQALIPVSPEEAAKAAQAVANQQPK
- a CDS encoding NAD(P)/FAD-dependent oxidoreductase, with the translated sequence MAFDYDVVIIGGSPAGRYAAVTATQLRAKVALVEPAQRQGVAARSPLQDLLTPHTLSRMGLTQQLASVNQFDVNANADAAQNRKISLPWAEAMQWSSDVVANLEDQNSPAVLASLGVDFIQGAGQFERQPCLAFAVNGRRLLARSYLVAAGSRPAIPAIQGLQTTGYLTASEVWQPLTSPEPPKRWVIIGGDPNGCQLAQTLARLGLDVALIVSRSHILAKEDPEIAQLVQATLEAEGVRVLTATAVTQVKRIQDKKWIQAGNKAIETDEILLCAGQQPNVEALNLEAVGVKFYRHRLRLNLKLQTTNPRIYACGDAIGGYQFTNFSNYEARLALKNALFFPVFKVDYQSIPWTIFSEPQLARVGLTEAQARRIYGDRVLVLRQYFKTVAAAQLRDEITGICKLIVLRNGKILGAAIVGPQAGELINLISLAIAQRLKVDVLSDLAPAYPSLSEIFDQIAAEYRKASLNCNPLLQNLLEGFFNFRRS
- the glmM gene encoding phosphoglucosamine mutase, coding for MQRLTLPATPLFGTDGIRGRVGDLLSVPLALQVGFWAGQVLQRQSSIPGPVIVGQDSRNSSDMLAIALCEGLATAGLEVWYLGLCPTPCVAYLTRFSNAVGGVMISASHNPPEDNGIKIFGSDGAKVSQILQEDIEAGLRGKSTFPVCQSARRQHYLRPELVRDYTESLKTPLIPTTNLEGMRIVLDLAWGAAVNLAPNVFREMGAEVICLHDKPDGDRINVNCGSTHLASLQTAVQQHSANLGFAFDGDADRVLAVDDQGRAVDGDYILYLWGQSLRQAQQLPGNLIVSTVMANLGFERAWEKQGGKLIRTPVGDQYVQAEMLRTGGMLGGEQSGHILCRHYGVTGDGLLTALHLAALVQRAGVNLSELVAQSFQTYPQLLRNVRVEDRDRRLGWQQCEAVQRAIAQAEAAMGAQGRILVRASGTEPVIRVMVEAACAELTHQWTEYLVLAVRQHLTR
- a CDS encoding PilN domain-containing protein yields the protein MYSLDINFLQDRSEYQQDRGRGFTKPLLPSFAGSMTPLYLGLATGLLLPTVVGAGWLLLQTQNTQLENNIAAIDAELNRLGIQEENIKKIQAETSQTQAETQALATVFNQIRPWSAMLQDMRDRIPTTVQIQTIKQIAAATPQPAAQPSPNANANQQPAQPAPNPAGGIEISGIARSFNAVNDFLLTLKQSPFLKSTDTRIITAELIDNPVAAASGSAKTAPVKLPQVVQYTIQSSLSDIPASELLRELERKGTLGLVTRIRTLQQRGVIQQ
- a CDS encoding HU family DNA-binding protein; this encodes MNKGELVDAVAEKASVTKKQADAVLTAALETIVEAVSSGDKVTLVGFGSFESRERKAREGRNPKTGDKMEIPATKVPAFSAGKLFREKVSPGDE
- the pilM gene encoding type IV pilus assembly protein PilM; the protein is MLNRFKSLLAKRTSGVGIELAPERINVAQLQKQRQGFKLTALSSLPVPEGIFQEGQIVDPSALAELIQKALAESKIKAQRVATAVPGRESLVRLIPLPAELNDQELREMVLNHEAGLYLPFPREEADVDYQKLGYLVDEDGIEKVQVLLVATRKQVTDTYIETFQQAGLKVDVIEINSFALIRTIREQLRSYGPQEAAVLVDIQFDSTEIAIIVDGVPQFSRTVPIGTYHLQKALLRAMNLPASRDTQMLQEITIPVTVDTEERNDLVGVNPGILSMLRVLAELTDELRRSLDFYLSQSENLEVAQILLAGPGGGLRQLDDFFKQRLNLPTMQIDPVAALSLEVDEDKITPAQRPGLGIVLGLGLREV
- the cobD gene encoding threonine-phosphate decarboxylase CobD — encoded protein: MMQPRHGGNLSWAAALAGCPPEAILDFSASISPLGPPKSAIAAIQAHLGKLSCYPDPDYRELKAALSQSHQLSPEWILPGNGSAELLTWAGWDLAKLAATVLATPAFGDYWRALKAFDAKVWSSPLFLGDRQEGIDLSVPYSCKGGFTKHTGAQIDNWVKPAPTNSYSPAECGLLLNNPHNPTGKLFSRETILPYLEQFALVVLDEAFMDFLPPDREQSLIPVVQEYPNLVILRSLTKFYSLPGLRLGYVIAHPDRLQRWQQWRDPWPVNTLAAAAAIAVVQDIEFQQRTWAWLPPTRLQLFQDLSQLPGFQPFNSAANFLLVQSEQASQELQQHLLQQHQILIRDCLSFPELGDRYFRIAVRSNSENERLVEALKTIY